A window of the Acidovorax sp. YS12 genome harbors these coding sequences:
- a CDS encoding NADPH:quinone oxidoreductase family protein, with product MHAWLCTTPTGVDALAWTELPTPEPKAGEVLIEIKAASLNFPDLLIVQNQYQIKPPLPFVPGAEYAGVVRAVGEGVNHLQPGQNVACLSGTGGFGTHTIAQAALCMPLPPGFALEDAAAFIMTYATSHHALIDRGQLQPGETVLVLGAAGGVGTAAIQIAKARGARVIAAASSDDKCALCQSLGADATINYSRDNLRDAIKAATGGKGPDVVYDPVGGDFAEPALRSIAWRGRYLVVGFASGPIPALPLNLPLLKGASIVGVFWGEFAKREPQANAAMMAELARWYGEGKVKPVLDRTLPMSALREAFALMGSRAVKGKLVLVNA from the coding sequence ATGCACGCTTGGCTTTGCACCACACCGACCGGCGTAGACGCCCTGGCCTGGACCGAACTGCCGACGCCCGAACCCAAGGCGGGCGAGGTGCTCATCGAAATCAAGGCCGCCAGCCTGAACTTTCCCGACCTGCTGATCGTGCAGAACCAGTACCAGATCAAGCCACCCCTGCCCTTCGTGCCGGGGGCCGAGTACGCCGGCGTGGTGCGCGCCGTGGGCGAAGGCGTGAACCACCTGCAGCCCGGGCAGAACGTCGCCTGCCTCTCCGGCACCGGCGGCTTCGGCACGCACACGATCGCGCAGGCCGCCCTGTGCATGCCCCTGCCGCCCGGGTTCGCGCTCGAGGATGCCGCCGCCTTCATCATGACCTACGCCACGTCGCACCACGCGCTGATCGACCGCGGCCAACTGCAGCCGGGCGAGACCGTGCTGGTGCTCGGCGCGGCCGGCGGCGTCGGCACGGCGGCCATCCAGATCGCCAAGGCGCGCGGCGCGCGCGTCATCGCCGCGGCGAGCAGCGACGACAAATGCGCGCTGTGCCAGTCGCTGGGCGCCGATGCGACCATCAACTACAGCCGCGACAACCTGCGCGATGCCATCAAGGCTGCCACCGGCGGCAAGGGCCCGGACGTGGTCTACGACCCGGTCGGTGGTGATTTCGCCGAACCCGCGCTGCGCTCCATCGCCTGGCGCGGGCGCTACCTGGTGGTGGGCTTCGCCTCGGGCCCGATCCCGGCGCTGCCCCTGAACCTGCCCCTGCTCAAGGGCGCATCCATCGTGGGCGTGTTCTGGGGCGAGTTCGCCAAGCGCGAGCCCCAGGCCAACGCGGCGATGATGGCCGAGCTGGCCCGCTGGTACGGCGAGGGCAAGGTCAAGCCCGTGCTCGACC
- the surE gene encoding 5'/3'-nucleotidase SurE, whose translation MKILISNDDGYQAPGIAALYEALRTIADVEVVAPEHNNSAKSNALTLHSPLYVHRAANGFRYVNGTPADCVHIALTGLLGYRPDLVVSGINNGANMGDDTIYSGTVGAAMEGYLFGIPSIAFSQVDKGWGELESAARKAREIVQQMQSQRLVGESPWLLNVNIPNMPHEALRPLKLCRLGRRHAAERVITQESPRGEVMYWIGGAGAAKDAAEGTDFHATAQGHVAMTPLKVDLTDHDHLAYWAQTAARLAAGAATA comes from the coding sequence ATGAAGATCCTCATTTCCAACGATGACGGCTACCAGGCACCCGGCATCGCCGCGCTGTACGAGGCGCTGCGCACCATCGCCGATGTCGAGGTGGTGGCGCCCGAGCACAACAACAGCGCCAAGTCCAACGCACTCACGCTGCATTCGCCGCTGTACGTGCACCGCGCCGCCAACGGCTTTCGCTACGTGAACGGCACGCCGGCCGACTGCGTGCACATCGCCCTCACGGGGCTGCTGGGCTACCGGCCCGACCTGGTGGTCTCCGGCATCAACAACGGCGCCAACATGGGTGACGACACCATCTATTCCGGCACCGTGGGCGCTGCCATGGAAGGCTATCTGTTCGGCATTCCGTCGATCGCCTTCTCGCAGGTGGACAAGGGCTGGGGCGAGCTGGAGTCCGCCGCACGCAAGGCGCGCGAGATCGTGCAGCAGATGCAGTCGCAGCGGCTGGTGGGCGAGTCTCCCTGGTTGCTCAATGTGAACATTCCCAATATGCCGCATGAAGCACTGCGGCCCTTGAAGCTGTGCCGCCTGGGGCGCCGCCATGCGGCAGAGCGCGTGATCACGCAGGAGAGCCCGCGCGGCGAGGTGATGTACTGGATTGGCGGGGCGGGCGCTGCCAAGGACGCCGCAGAGGGCACCGACTTCCATGCCACGGCCCAGGGCCATGTGGCCATGACGCCGCTGAAGGTGGACCTGACCGACCACGACCATCTGGCCTACTGGGCGCAGACGGCGGCGCGCCTGGCCGCCGGTGCGGCAACCGCGTGA
- a CDS encoding protein-L-isoaspartate(D-aspartate) O-methyltransferase, protein MQPRRPGFPARLPSAAPAAAPRPAGQPVALRPPAPAPQGVGLDSAAVRARMVQRLAAGGITAPAVLQALRDVERHRFVDSALVNQAYEDTSLPIGLGQTISKPSVVARMLQLLLGAPCAAAGLGRVLEIGTGCGYQAAVLGRIAREVYSMERLRGLHERARANLRPLRLANVHLIFGDGMAGYGPGAPYAAIIAAAGGEAVPGAWYGQLAVGGRLVAPMALGGGQQALLVVDKTEQGFKESVLEAVHFVPLKSGVA, encoded by the coding sequence ATGCAGCCGCGCCGCCCGGGTTTTCCTGCGCGCCTGCCCTCGGCGGCGCCTGCCGCAGCGCCGCGTCCCGCGGGCCAGCCGGTGGCGCTGCGGCCCCCGGCGCCCGCGCCCCAGGGCGTGGGCCTGGACTCCGCCGCCGTGCGCGCGCGCATGGTGCAGCGGCTGGCGGCGGGCGGCATCACGGCGCCCGCCGTGCTGCAGGCCCTGCGCGATGTGGAGCGCCATCGCTTCGTCGACAGCGCCCTGGTGAACCAGGCGTACGAGGACACCAGCCTGCCCATCGGGCTGGGGCAGACGATCTCCAAGCCCAGTGTGGTGGCGCGCATGCTGCAACTGCTCCTGGGAGCGCCTTGTGCCGCGGCTGGCCTGGGGCGTGTGCTGGAGATCGGTACGGGGTGCGGCTACCAGGCGGCAGTCCTGGGGCGCATCGCCCGGGAGGTGTATTCGATGGAGCGGCTGCGCGGCCTGCACGAGCGCGCGCGCGCCAACCTGCGCCCCCTGCGCCTGGCGAATGTGCATCTGATCTTTGGCGATGGCATGGCGGGCTATGGGCCAGGGGCGCCCTATGCCGCGATCATCGCGGCGGCGGGCGGCGAGGCCGTGCCTGGCGCCTGGTATGGCCAGTTGGCCGTTGGCGGGCGTCTGGTTGCGCCGATGGCCCTTGGTGGCGGGCAGCAGGCCCTGCTGGTGGTCGACAAGACGGAGCAGGGCTTCAAGGAGAGCGTGCTCGAGGCCGTGCATTTTGTCCCTTTAAAATCGGGAGTTGCCTGA
- a CDS encoding peptidoglycan DD-metalloendopeptidase family protein has translation MLVSRGLVGWGAVVLAGLLMAGCGTSLNRAPVEDRGTSAGAVPSATPGTVVEAPKPLPGAENAGKPGYYSVRPGDTLIRIGLENGQSWKDIARWNNLENPNLIEVGQVLRVVPPGSAVAAAPVAPAVTGDSGVVTRPVSSSSVAPSTAASAPAAVPAPAPAAAGDDGLGFIWPAAGSLLAGFDEARNKGYDIGGKAGDPVLAAADGRVVYAGAGLRGYGNLVILKHNNTYLTAYAHNQTLLVKEDQSVRKGQKIAEMGSTDADRVKLHFEIRRQGKPVDPSRYLPSR, from the coding sequence ATGTTGGTATCGCGTGGTCTTGTGGGTTGGGGGGCTGTGGTGTTGGCCGGGTTGCTGATGGCCGGTTGCGGGACTTCGCTCAACAGGGCCCCTGTGGAGGATCGGGGAACGTCGGCGGGCGCGGTGCCGTCCGCCACGCCGGGCACCGTGGTCGAGGCCCCGAAGCCGCTGCCCGGGGCTGAGAATGCGGGCAAGCCCGGCTACTACAGCGTCAGGCCCGGGGATACGCTGATCCGTATCGGCCTGGAAAACGGCCAGTCCTGGAAGGACATCGCGCGCTGGAACAACCTGGAAAACCCGAACCTGATCGAGGTGGGGCAGGTTTTGCGCGTTGTTCCGCCAGGCTCCGCGGTGGCGGCTGCTCCCGTGGCGCCTGCGGTCACGGGGGATTCCGGTGTCGTGACGCGCCCGGTATCGTCGTCCAGCGTGGCTCCCAGCACGGCTGCGTCGGCTCCGGCCGCAGTGCCCGCGCCGGCACCTGCCGCCGCAGGGGATGACGGCCTGGGCTTCATCTGGCCGGCGGCCGGCAGCCTGCTCGCGGGCTTCGACGAAGCGCGCAACAAGGGCTACGACATTGGCGGCAAGGCCGGCGACCCGGTGCTGGCCGCGGCGGATGGCCGCGTGGTGTACGCGGGTGCCGGGCTGCGCGGCTATGGCAACCTGGTCATCCTCAAGCACAACAACACCTACCTGACCGCCTATGCGCATAACCAGACGCTGCTGGTCAAGGAAGACCAGTCCGTGCGCAAGGGCCAGAAAATCGCCGAAATGGGCAGCACCGACGCCGACCGCGTGAAGCTCCACTTCGAGATCCGCCGCCAGGGCAAGCCGGTCGATCCGTCGCGCTACCTGCCGTCCCGTTGA
- a CDS encoding RluA family pseudouridine synthase, producing the protein MAAALPPGWQEPGEEEQGPESSEAEVRSLSVGAGQHGGRLDKALAELVPELSRSYLQQLLAQGLVCLNGAASCKPAHKVKAGDALVVEIRPTQQSQAFKPEAVPVPVVFEDAHLLVVNKPAGLVVHPAPGHWSGTLLNGLMGRDPKAMLLPRAGIVHRLDKDTSGLMVVARERATMDALVRLIAQRQVSRQYLALGHRAWQGGSLRTVDAAVGRDPRNRLRMAVVDLAQHAGKPARTDFECLAGSDLGCFVRCTLHTGRTHQIRVHMASMGHPLVADALYGGGVAAGMARQALHAYRLAFVHPVTGQPLEFHAPLPGDMQQALLQWGLGYNPDPAA; encoded by the coding sequence ATGGCTGCGGCCCTGCCCCCTGGCTGGCAAGAGCCGGGGGAAGAAGAGCAGGGGCCCGAGTCCTCCGAGGCCGAGGTTCGCAGCCTGTCCGTCGGTGCCGGCCAGCATGGGGGGCGCCTGGACAAGGCGCTGGCCGAGCTGGTGCCGGAGCTGTCCCGCAGCTATTTGCAGCAGTTGCTGGCGCAGGGGCTGGTGTGTCTCAATGGCGCGGCGTCGTGCAAGCCCGCGCACAAGGTCAAGGCGGGCGATGCCCTGGTGGTGGAGATCCGGCCCACGCAGCAAAGCCAGGCGTTCAAGCCCGAGGCCGTGCCGGTGCCGGTGGTGTTCGAGGATGCCCACCTGCTGGTCGTCAACAAACCGGCGGGCCTGGTGGTGCATCCGGCGCCAGGCCACTGGAGCGGCACGCTGCTCAATGGCCTCATGGGGCGTGATCCGAAAGCCATGCTCCTGCCGCGCGCGGGTATCGTGCACCGGCTGGACAAGGACACCAGTGGCCTGATGGTGGTGGCGCGTGAACGTGCCACGATGGACGCCTTGGTGCGCTTGATCGCACAGCGCCAGGTCAGCCGCCAGTACCTGGCGCTGGGGCATCGCGCCTGGCAGGGGGGCAGCCTGCGCACGGTCGATGCGGCGGTGGGGCGCGATCCGCGCAATCGCCTGCGCATGGCGGTCGTCGATCTGGCGCAGCATGCGGGCAAGCCGGCGCGCACCGATTTCGAGTGTCTGGCGGGGAGCGATCTGGGGTGTTTCGTGCGCTGCACGCTGCACACCGGACGCACGCACCAGATCCGCGTGCACATGGCCTCCATGGGCCACCCCCTCGTGGCGGATGCGCTGTATGGCGGCGGCGTGGCGGCGGGCATGGCGCGCCAGGCGCTGCACGCCTACCGCCTAGCTTTCGTCCATCCCGTGACGGGGCAGCCGCTGGAGTTCCATGCGCCGTTGCCCGGGGACATGCAGCAGGCCTTGCTGCAATGGGGCCTGGGCTACAATCCCGATCCAGCGGCTTGA
- the scpB gene encoding SMC-Scp complex subunit ScpB translates to MNSVDAKRILETALICAPQPVSVRDLRMLFNDMLGADSIKALLQELRQDWMQKGVELVCVASGWRFQSRPEMREYLDRLHPEKPPRYTRATLETLAIIAYRQPVTRGDIEDIRGVTVNSLIIKQLEDRGWVEVIGHRETVGRPALFATTRQFLDDLGLQSLNQLPMLEDTRAQAGALQALGAPEGEPLAGELFETSLNEQGAAEGGAATQP, encoded by the coding sequence ATGAACTCGGTGGATGCCAAGAGGATCCTTGAGACCGCGTTGATCTGCGCCCCGCAGCCCGTGAGCGTGCGTGACCTGCGCATGCTGTTCAACGACATGCTCGGTGCAGACAGCATCAAGGCGCTTTTGCAGGAGTTGCGGCAGGACTGGATGCAGAAGGGAGTGGAGCTGGTGTGCGTGGCCAGTGGCTGGCGTTTCCAGAGCAGGCCCGAGATGCGCGAGTACCTTGACCGGCTGCATCCCGAAAAGCCGCCGCGCTATACGCGCGCCACGCTGGAGACGCTGGCCATCATCGCTTACCGCCAGCCGGTGACGCGGGGCGACATCGAGGACATTCGCGGCGTGACGGTGAACAGTCTCATCATCAAGCAACTGGAAGACCGCGGTTGGGTGGAAGTGATCGGCCACCGCGAGACGGTGGGGCGGCCTGCGCTGTTCGCCACCACCCGCCAATTCCTCGATGACCTGGGGCTGCAGTCGCTCAACCAGCTGCCCATGCTGGAAGACACGCGCGCGCAGGCCGGGGCGCTGCAAGCGCTTGGCGCGCCCGAGGGAGAGCCTTTGGCGGGCGAGCTTTTTGAAACTTCTTTGAACGAACAGGGTGCCGCCGAGGGTGGCGCAGCAACTCAGCCATGA
- a CDS encoding pseudouridine synthase, which produces MNDNTPTDAVETDAPTGPAKADARQAPRKKAPRPAAAAVPDGYQFADVVSGAFDEDEGRADVPVPKRVLLPQPETPKLHKVLAQAGLGSRIEMEQMILEGRISVNNEPAHVGQRVQYGDQVKVNGKPIRFRIEPPPVRVIAYHKPVGEVVTHDDPQNRPTVFRRLPRLVQGKWQSVGRLDLNTEGLLLFTSSGDLANKLMHPRFGLEREYAVRVLGALSDEERQTLLDGVQLDDGPAAFGSIEDGGGEGANRWYRVTISEGRNREVRRLFEAVGHAVSRLIRIRYGAMLLPRGLKRGAWMELDEQDIRALMAAAGMQERPRAAQGQGAGRGRRAGAAPRGPGGAAGARKAQGASQNAPQRGRGPGGGAQPDPMKTSLGYIGADSLSRQRQGQKRNAPRRGGR; this is translated from the coding sequence ATGAATGACAACACCCCCACCGACGCTGTAGAAACGGACGCGCCAACCGGGCCTGCCAAGGCGGATGCGCGGCAGGCGCCGCGCAAGAAGGCGCCCCGGCCCGCCGCTGCGGCTGTGCCCGATGGCTACCAGTTTGCCGACGTGGTTTCTGGCGCCTTCGATGAGGACGAAGGGCGGGCCGATGTGCCCGTGCCCAAGCGGGTGCTTTTGCCGCAGCCCGAGACGCCGAAGCTGCACAAGGTGCTGGCCCAGGCCGGGCTGGGCTCGCGCATCGAGATGGAGCAGATGATCCTGGAAGGACGCATCTCGGTGAACAACGAGCCCGCCCATGTCGGGCAGCGCGTGCAGTATGGCGACCAGGTCAAGGTCAACGGCAAGCCGATCCGTTTCCGCATCGAGCCGCCGCCCGTGCGCGTGATCGCTTACCACAAGCCGGTGGGCGAGGTGGTGACGCACGACGACCCGCAGAACCGCCCCACGGTGTTCCGCAGGCTGCCACGCCTGGTGCAGGGCAAATGGCAGTCGGTGGGGCGGCTGGACCTGAATACCGAAGGCCTGCTGCTGTTCACCAGTTCGGGCGATCTGGCCAACAAGCTGATGCACCCGCGCTTCGGCCTGGAGCGTGAGTACGCGGTGCGCGTGCTCGGCGCCTTGAGCGATGAGGAGCGCCAGACGCTGCTCGATGGCGTGCAGCTCGACGATGGCCCGGCCGCGTTCGGCTCCATCGAGGACGGCGGCGGCGAGGGCGCCAACCGCTGGTACCGCGTCACCATCTCCGAGGGGCGCAACCGGGAAGTGCGCCGTCTCTTCGAGGCCGTGGGCCATGCGGTGAGCCGGCTCATCCGCATCCGCTACGGCGCCATGCTGCTGCCGCGCGGCCTCAAGCGCGGTGCGTGGATGGAGCTGGACGAGCAGGACATCCGCGCGCTCATGGCGGCGGCGGGCATGCAGGAGCGGCCACGCGCAGCGCAGGGGCAGGGTGCCGGCCGCGGCCGGCGTGCGGGAGCCGCTCCGCGCGGCCCAGGCGGGGCAGCGGGCGCGCGCAAGGCGCAGGGCGCTTCGCAGAATGCGCCGCAGCGTGGCCGGGGTCCGGGCGGTGGCGCGCAGCCCGATCCCATGAAGACTTCGCTGGGATACATCGGGGCCGACAGCCTTTCACGCCAGCGGCAGGGGCAGAAACGCAACGCCCCCCGCAGGGGCGGGCGCTGA
- the ndk gene encoding nucleoside-diphosphate kinase: MAIERTLSIIKPDAVAKNVIGQIYARFEAAGLKVVAARMVHLSRLEAEQFYGVHKERPFFKDLVDFMISGPVMVQALEGENAILKNRELMGATDPKKAEPGTIRADFADSIDANAVHGSDAAETAAVEVAFFFPGLNIYSR, from the coding sequence ATGGCTATCGAACGTACCCTCTCCATCATCAAGCCTGACGCTGTCGCCAAGAATGTGATCGGCCAGATCTACGCACGCTTCGAGGCCGCCGGCCTGAAGGTCGTGGCGGCCCGCATGGTGCACCTGTCGCGCCTGGAGGCCGAGCAGTTCTATGGCGTGCACAAGGAGCGTCCTTTCTTCAAGGACCTGGTGGACTTCATGATCTCCGGCCCGGTGATGGTGCAGGCTTTGGAAGGCGAGAACGCCATCCTGAAGAACCGCGAGCTGATGGGCGCCACCGACCCCAAGAAGGCTGAGCCCGGCACGATCCGCGCCGATTTCGCCGACAGCATCGACGCCAATGCCGTGCACGGCTCCGACGCGGCGGAAACGGCTGCCGTGGAAGTGGCCTTCTTCTTCCCCGGCCTGAACATCTACTCGCGTTGA
- the rlmN gene encoding 23S rRNA (adenine(2503)-C(2))-methyltransferase RlmN has protein sequence MTTNLLDFDLDGLAAFCEGLGEKRFRATQLFRWIHQRGAHDFGQMSDLAKSLREKLKDRACITGLPVLTEQASADGTVKWLFDVGGGNAVEAVFIPEDDRGTLCVSSQAGCAVGCRFCSTGHQGFSRNLTTGEILAQLWYAEHHLRQRLGGSERVISNVVMMGMGEPLQNYGALVPALRVMLDDHGYGLSRRRVTVSTSGVVPMMDRLALDCPVALAVSLHAPNDALRDHLVPLNRKYPLEELLQACIRYLDHAPRDFITFEYCMLDGVNDQPEHAHQLIRLVRSHAQGKAWCKFNLIPFNPFPASGLLRSPLQRVAEFARLLSEAGIVTTVRKTRGDDIDAACGQLAGDVKDRTRAAERMARRRTIEIKPV, from the coding sequence ATGACGACCAATCTCCTCGACTTCGATCTCGACGGACTGGCCGCCTTTTGCGAGGGGCTGGGGGAGAAGCGTTTTCGTGCCACGCAGCTGTTCCGCTGGATTCACCAGCGTGGCGCGCACGATTTCGGCCAGATGAGCGATCTGGCCAAGTCGTTGCGCGAGAAACTCAAGGATCGCGCCTGCATCACCGGCCTGCCCGTACTGACGGAGCAGGCCTCGGCGGATGGCACGGTCAAGTGGCTTTTCGACGTCGGCGGCGGCAATGCCGTCGAAGCCGTTTTCATTCCCGAAGACGACCGGGGTACGCTGTGCGTGTCCTCCCAGGCCGGCTGCGCCGTGGGCTGCCGTTTTTGCTCGACCGGGCACCAGGGCTTTAGCCGCAACCTCACCACCGGCGAGATCCTGGCCCAGCTGTGGTATGCCGAGCACCACCTGCGCCAGCGCCTGGGTGGCAGCGAGCGCGTGATCTCCAACGTCGTCATGATGGGCATGGGTGAGCCGCTGCAGAACTACGGTGCCCTGGTGCCGGCCTTGCGGGTAATGCTGGACGACCACGGCTATGGCTTGTCGCGCCGCCGCGTGACCGTTTCCACCTCGGGCGTGGTACCGATGATGGACCGGCTGGCGCTCGACTGTCCGGTGGCCCTGGCGGTGTCACTGCACGCGCCCAATGATGCGTTGCGCGACCACCTGGTGCCGCTCAACCGCAAGTACCCGCTGGAAGAATTGCTCCAGGCCTGCATTCGCTACCTGGACCATGCGCCGCGGGACTTCATCACCTTTGAATACTGCATGCTCGACGGAGTCAACGACCAGCCCGAGCATGCCCATCAGTTGATCCGGCTTGTGCGCAGCCATGCCCAGGGCAAGGCCTGGTGCAAGTTCAATCTGATCCCTTTCAACCCTTTCCCGGCGTCGGGCCTGTTGCGCTCCCCGCTGCAACGGGTGGCCGAGTTCGCCAGGCTGCTCAGTGAGGCGGGCATCGTCACCACGGTGCGCAAGACGCGGGGCGACGACATCGACGCGGCCTGCGGCCAGTTGGCGGGGGACGTGAAGGACAGGACGCGCGCCGCCGAGCGCATGGCGCGGCGGCGCACGATTGAAATCAAGCCGGTTTAG
- the pilW gene encoding type IV pilus biogenesis/stability protein PilW — MMGTVVDWLQRGRWGLVAGGMALAVLAGCATPGGTASSDGSDIVTASDETETHRRARIRLELAASYFERSQLTVALDEIRRALAIEPNYADAFNLRGLVFMRMDDLGLAEESFRRAMALRPSDPDVAHNYGWLLCQQKKFAEADQHFERALAQRNYTARSKTYMAQGLCHDAAGQAGLAEQSLLKSYELDPGNPVVAYNLALLLQRRGDLTRAQFYIRRLNNSELANAQSLWLGIKIERALGSDVAMRQLGEQLQKRFPESRELGAYKRRAFDE, encoded by the coding sequence ATGATGGGAACGGTTGTGGATTGGCTGCAGCGGGGCCGCTGGGGCCTTGTGGCCGGTGGCATGGCGCTGGCGGTCCTGGCCGGTTGCGCAACGCCTGGGGGCACCGCCTCGAGCGATGGCTCCGATATCGTGACGGCCTCCGACGAGACGGAAACCCACCGCCGCGCCCGCATCCGTTTGGAGCTGGCTGCCAGTTATTTCGAGCGCAGCCAGCTCACGGTGGCCCTGGACGAGATCAGGCGCGCCCTGGCCATCGAGCCCAACTATGCCGATGCGTTCAATCTGCGCGGCCTGGTCTTCATGCGCATGGACGACCTCGGCCTGGCCGAAGAAAGCTTCCGGCGCGCCATGGCGCTGCGCCCCTCCGATCCCGATGTGGCGCACAACTATGGCTGGCTGCTGTGCCAGCAGAAGAAATTCGCCGAGGCCGACCAGCACTTCGAGCGTGCCCTGGCCCAGCGCAACTACACCGCGCGCAGCAAGACCTACATGGCGCAGGGTTTGTGCCATGACGCCGCGGGCCAGGCCGGTCTCGCCGAGCAGTCCTTGCTGAAATCCTACGAACTCGATCCCGGCAATCCGGTCGTGGCCTACAACCTGGCGCTGCTGCTGCAGCGCCGGGGCGATTTGACGCGCGCGCAGTTCTATATCCGGCGCTTGAACAACAGCGAGCTGGCGAATGCCCAGTCGCTGTGGCTGGGCATCAAGATCGAGCGTGCCCTGGGCAGCGACGTGGCCATGCGCCAACTGGGCGAGCAGCTGCAAAAGCGTTTCCCGGAGTCGCGCGAACTCGGCGCCTACAAGCGGAGGGCGTTCGATGAATGA
- a CDS encoding helix-turn-helix domain-containing protein, with amino-acid sequence MNDTTTHEGQTGASAGALLRQARQAAGMDIAVLASALKVPVSKLQALENDDFAVLPDAVFARALASSVCRTLKVDPAPVLGQLPQSQAPRLVGEKDGLNAKFKDPQDKAPPLRLPAASRGVSLAVLVLLAGAAAVYFLPSGMLEFDWARTPAPEPVHAVAEASREGAAVAEATQDAGPAVPAQPPASDLPLAAPAAPASHATVAPMAAASVAPATVAAASSAVLEFRANAESWVQVRDASGTVVFERTLRAGESAQAPGKPPLAVVVGKANATEVVVRGVPFDLAAVARENVARFEVK; translated from the coding sequence ATGAATGACACCACGACCCACGAAGGCCAGACGGGTGCCAGCGCGGGTGCGTTGCTGCGCCAGGCGCGCCAGGCCGCGGGCATGGACATCGCGGTGCTGGCGAGTGCGCTGAAGGTGCCGGTCAGCAAGCTCCAGGCGCTGGAAAACGACGACTTCGCCGTGCTGCCCGACGCGGTGTTCGCGCGTGCCTTGGCGTCCAGTGTGTGCCGCACGCTGAAGGTCGATCCCGCTCCGGTGCTGGGGCAGTTGCCTCAGAGCCAGGCGCCGCGCCTGGTGGGCGAGAAGGACGGCCTGAATGCGAAGTTCAAGGACCCCCAGGACAAGGCGCCGCCCTTGCGGCTGCCCGCGGCCTCGCGGGGCGTGAGCCTGGCGGTGCTGGTGCTGCTGGCCGGGGCGGCCGCGGTGTATTTCCTGCCCAGCGGCATGCTGGAGTTCGATTGGGCGCGCACCCCCGCGCCGGAGCCGGTGCATGCCGTGGCCGAGGCGTCCCGGGAGGGCGCTGCCGTTGCGGAGGCCACGCAAGACGCGGGGCCGGCCGTGCCGGCACAGCCGCCGGCCAGTGACTTGCCGCTGGCCGCGCCAGCGGCCCCGGCATCGCACGCGACGGTGGCGCCCATGGCGGCCGCCAGCGTGGCGCCTGCGACTGTTGCGGCGGCTTCCTCGGCGGTGCTGGAGTTCCGTGCCAACGCGGAATCCTGGGTGCAGGTGCGGGATGCCTCGGGCACGGTGGTGTTCGAGCGCACCCTGAGGGCCGGCGAGTCGGCCCAGGCGCCGGGCAAGCCGCCGCTGGCCGTGGTGGTGGGCAAGGCCAACGCCACCGAGGTGGTGGTGCGCGGCGTGCCGTTCGACCTGGCTGCAGTCGCGCGCGAGAACGTCGCGCGCTTTGAGGTGAAATAG